Within Halonatronomonas betaini, the genomic segment GATCTCGGGACCAGATGTACTGTCTTTATGAATTCAAAGGTAAAAGAAGCCCAGAAAAAAGGGGCAACAATCGAAGATATCTCAGCCGGACTGGCTGTCTCAGTTATAAAGAATACATTATTTAAAGTTATAGGTTATAATAGTAACCAAGAACTTGGCGATAATATCGTCGTCCAGGGCGGTACATTCCATAATGATGCCGTCTTAAGATCTCTAGAAAAGATTACAGGTCAGGAAGTTGTTAGACCAGATATAGCCGGGCTAATGGGAGCATTCGGCGCAGCCCTTATTGCCAGAGATCGTGTTAGCTCTATTGAAGGCGAAAGTTCTTCGATCTTAGGTAAAAAAGAACTTGAAGAATTTGAAGTTGAAACCAAACAGGGCCGCTGCCGTAAATGCGGTAACCAGTGCCGCCTGACAATCAAGAAGTTTACCGGTGGCAGAACCTTTATCTCAGGTAACCGCTGCGAGAAAGGTGCCGGCATGTCCTATCAGGAAACAGTTCCAAATATGTTCCGCTATAAAAATGAGCGGTTATTTGGCTATGAATCACTTGATCCAGAAGAAGCAGAAAGAGGCCGGATCGGTATTCCTAGAGTTTTAAATATTTATGAAGATTACCCATTCTGGCATACTTTCTTTACAGAACTTGGCTATTCAGTCGAGCTTTCAGCAGAATCCAATCAGGAAATTTATGAACTTGGAATTGAGACTATACCATCAGAATCAGTCTGCTATCCAGCCAAGCTGGTCCATGGCCATATTGTAGACCTGATTGAAAATAGAGATATCGATAAGATCTTCTATCCAAGTATAGTCTATAATCGCATAGAAGATGAAGATATGGATGATAACTATAATTGTCCAATTGTCACTTCCTATCCAGAGTCAATCAAAGCAAATATGGAAATTCTAGATGATCAGAATATTAAATTCATCAATCCATTTATAACCTTTGATGACCATGATAAATTGGTCAAAAGGCTTACAGAAGAATTAGAAGATGAAGGTTTAAGCTATGATGAGATTAAGAAAGCAATCGAAAAAGCTGAAAGAGAATACTGGAAATACAAGTCAGATATCCAGGCTAAAGGCGAAGAGATCCTGGAATATATCGAAGAAAATGATAAAACAGGAATAGTTCTTGCCGGTCGCCCATATCATGCAGATCCAGAAGTAAACCACGGTATTCCTGAATTAGTTGAAACACTGGGATTGCCTGTGCTTACAGAGGATTCAATCAGCCATCTGGATCAGGCAGAAAGACCTCTGAGAGTAGTTGACCAGTGGGTCTACCATTCCAGGATGTACCGGGCAGCGACCTTTGTTGCCAGCAGAGATGACCTGGAATTAGTCCAGCTTAACTCATTTGGCTGTGGGCTTGATGCTGTTACCATGGATCAGGTTGAAGAGATTATCAAACGCCATGGTGATATCTATACACTCTTAAGAATTGATGAAATCAGCAATTTAGGTGCAGCCAGGATCAGACTCCGTTCATTACTGGCAGCCCTTGAAGAGCGGGATAAAAAAGAAGATATCAGAAAGAATCCTGAAATTAATATAGATCAAGAGATTTATCCAAGGGATATTTTTACTGAGGAACGGAAAAAACGAGATACAATCCTGGCTCCTCAGATGTCGCCGATTCATTTCCAGTTCTTAGAGACTGCTTTCCATAATGCAGGTTATAATATGGAGCTATTACCTGAAGTTGATAAAGAGGCTGAAGATATGGGCCTCCAGACAGTTAATAATGATGCCTGTTATCCATCAATAATGGTTGTAGGCCAGATCATGAAGGCCCTAAAATCAGGTAAATATGATCTAGATAGCACATCAGTAATAATTTCCCAGACCGGTGGAGGCTGTCGGGCAACAAATTATATTGCCTTCTTAAGGAAAGCCTTTAAAGAAGCTGGTTTTGAAGATGTACCAATAATTTCATTAAACCCTGGCGGTTTTGATGAGAATCCAGGCTTTAATATAACTATGAAACTGCTTGATGACATGGCAAAAGGAGTTGTTTATGGCGATCTATTAATGAAAGTATTATATCGGACAAGACCATACGAAAAAATTCCTGGTTCAGCAGAACAACTCTATGAAAAATGGGTGGATAAGGCTCAGGATACCCTTAAAAATGATGGTCATCTCCAGTTTAATCGAGATATCAAACAGATCGTTAAAGAGTTTGATCAGTTAGAACTCAAAGAAGGTCTAACCAAACCGAGAGTAGGTATAGTTGGCGAAATTTTGGTAAAATTCCACCCAGATGCTAATAATCATCTGGTTGATTTTCTCGAATCAGAGGGGGCAGAGGCAGTAATGCCAGGACTGCTTGATTTTGTCTTATACTCTACCTATAACGCCCAGGAAAAGCATGAGAAATTGTCAGGTAGCTTCTGGAATATGCTTTTAAGTAAAATCGGTATCGGTGGGATCGAATTCATTTATAGAAGGGCCATGCGAAAAGCCCTTGAGGCAAGCGAGAGATTTGAAGCTCCAGAGACTATTTATGAGATAGCTGAAGGTGCAGAAAAACATATCTCTCTGGCTAACCAGACCGGCGAAGGCTGGTTCTTAACAGGCGAGATGGTCGAACTTATTGAAAGTGGAGTTAAAAATGTTCTGATACTTCAGCCATTTGCCTGCCTACCAAATCATGTAGTCGGCAAAGGTATGGTCAAAAAACTAAGGGATGCCTATGATGGCGTTAATCTAAAGCCGATCGATTATGATCCAGGTGCCAGTGAAGTTAACCAGCAGAATAGAATCAAGCTGCTGCTTTCAACAGCATTTGAAAATCATAATAAAGATAAAGAAGTACCTGAGGTTGACGCCAGAGAAGACCTGGCCTCAACAATTTCAGACTCCAGCTAAAAAAATAAAATAAATTATCAAATAAAAGCCTCCCCGATTTTAGCTGATCTGCTAAAACCAGGGAGGTTTTTTAATTTTTTCAGTTACCACCTGGTTACCCCATAGTTACCACCTCCGTCAATATCCAACCCGGGTTAGACCTTCCTAGACTTTTCCAAAAAATATTATAAAAACCCTTAATTCAATCTTCCTAGATACCAGCTAATAAAGAGATTATAACCACTTCCGCCATACTCAATCTCCCTGGCCAGCTCCAGCCACCGCCCCTTATCACTAGGACTCAAATCCTGATAAGCCTTCACAGCTTCAGCAAATCGGCCCCTATTTTCCCTCTGGGACTCACTATTTGTATAGGGTTGCTCCCAGCTACTTCTAATATAATTAATTCCCCGCCAGCTCCCTAATACCATTCTCTCCATTAAAGCCATTTTTTTGCTATCAGACTTTAACTTACCCCTAATCACAGCCATCCTGGCACCCCTCCTTGCATAAGTTAATTAAACCTATTCCAATCATATCCTATATAAATAAAAATAAAAGCACCGGCTTTTGCAAAATAGTCAGTCAGAGCCAGTTTGAGTAAATTATTCGATTTCTCAACTCCAATTACCCTCTACCAGCTGAACTGAATTCTTTGACAATCAAGTAAAATCAATATATTATTATTTATATTAGCAAGATTTACAATATTTCAATTACAATCAAGGAGATGGAAATTTTATGAGTAGAGAAAAGGTATTAATAAAAATTGAAAACTCATTTAGAAAGACGGTCCAGAAGGATTCAAAGGTAAATAACGCCTACCTGCTTGTCCATTCTGATAAGCATGATATCCATCTTAAGCTTGCAGAAGGCAGTACA encodes:
- a CDS encoding 2-hydroxyacyl-CoA dehydratase; the protein is MKDKLQVGLDVGSTTVKLVILNAWTQIVYKKYTRHFSNVRKAVRKLLTEAADILDDSRISVTITGSGGMGIAEKLEIPFLQEVVACSNAVKEMIPETDVSIELGGEDAKITYFGDAVEQRMNAACAGGTGAFIDQMASLMETDAAGLNELAKNGENIYSVAARCGVFAKSDVQSLLNDGAAREDIALSILQAVVNQTISGLAQGRPIRGKVAFLGGPLYFMPELRKRFIDTLKLKEDEIFAPDDAHYFVALGAALDNQEQKEFSFSTLLKDISELPPERLGKDKVLDPLFESEEEYNKFKERHAGHEVEKGDLQNYQGSAFLGIDAGSTTTKVVLIDEDGKLLYSYYSGNLGDPLKTTKDALLDLYSEMNPEITISGSAVTGYGEELLQNALQVDIGEVETVAHYTGAKFFSPEVDFILDIGGQDMKVLEIKDGVIDSVMLNEACSSGCGSFIETFADSLEYSVEEFARLAIKADNPLDLGTRCTVFMNSKVKEAQKKGATIEDISAGLAVSVIKNTLFKVIGYNSNQELGDNIVVQGGTFHNDAVLRSLEKITGQEVVRPDIAGLMGAFGAALIARDRVSSIEGESSSILGKKELEEFEVETKQGRCRKCGNQCRLTIKKFTGGRTFISGNRCEKGAGMSYQETVPNMFRYKNERLFGYESLDPEEAERGRIGIPRVLNIYEDYPFWHTFFTELGYSVELSAESNQEIYELGIETIPSESVCYPAKLVHGHIVDLIENRDIDKIFYPSIVYNRIEDEDMDDNYNCPIVTSYPESIKANMEILDDQNIKFINPFITFDDHDKLVKRLTEELEDEGLSYDEIKKAIEKAEREYWKYKSDIQAKGEEILEYIEENDKTGIVLAGRPYHADPEVNHGIPELVETLGLPVLTEDSISHLDQAERPLRVVDQWVYHSRMYRAATFVASRDDLELVQLNSFGCGLDAVTMDQVEEIIKRHGDIYTLLRIDEISNLGAARIRLRSLLAALEERDKKEDIRKNPEINIDQEIYPRDIFTEERKKRDTILAPQMSPIHFQFLETAFHNAGYNMELLPEVDKEAEDMGLQTVNNDACYPSIMVVGQIMKALKSGKYDLDSTSVIISQTGGGCRATNYIAFLRKAFKEAGFEDVPIISLNPGGFDENPGFNITMKLLDDMAKGVVYGDLLMKVLYRTRPYEKIPGSAEQLYEKWVDKAQDTLKNDGHLQFNRDIKQIVKEFDQLELKEGLTKPRVGIVGEILVKFHPDANNHLVDFLESEGAEAVMPGLLDFVLYSTYNAQEKHEKLSGSFWNMLLSKIGIGGIEFIYRRAMRKALEASERFEAPETIYEIAEGAEKHISLANQTGEGWFLTGEMVELIESGVKNVLILQPFACLPNHVVGKGMVKKLRDAYDGVNLKPIDYDPGASEVNQQNRIKLLLSTAFENHNKDKEVPEVDAREDLASTISDSS